In the Candidatus Poribacteria bacterium genome, TCAAGTTCGCCGAGGAAGGCGGCAAACGTTATGAAGTGTTAACATCACTGCTGCACCATCCGCGCCGTTACTCGTTAACTATTATCACGGCAAAAACAATTCTGATAGTAGCAGGCGTTACGGTGCTTATGACATTTTGGAAAACATATCCAGTCGCGAGTGCAGCCCTCGCAGTCGCCTGCTTTGTCATCTTTACCGAATTGTTTCCCAAAAACTATGTACGGGGCAGTACTGGCGCAGCAACCATCCGGGCGCTCAGTGCCCTCCGTGCCATCTACTGGTGCGGATTCCTTGTTTTAATCCCGCTCAATTTCCTCGCCAACCTCATCGTCCGAATCTTCGGCGGCAAAGCCACATCTGCACAAGATACCCTCGTATCTCCAGAAGTGTTAGAGACACTCGACAATGTCGCCGATAGCCAAGAAATCTTAGAGCCAGACGACCGAGAGATGATCGCCAGAATTTTAGACCTGCCCGATAAAGTTGCCAGAGAAATCATGGTCGCACGCACCGATATGATATGCCTTGAAGTCGCAACCCCTGAAACCGAAGTTTTACAGACCGCAATCACCTCCAGGCATACGCGTATCCCGATATACGAAGAGACAATTGATCAAATTGTTGGGATCCTGCACGTCAAAGATATGTTGGATTGTTGGGCAAGAGGTAAGCCGGTCAACCTGAGAGAACTTATCGTCGATCGAAGTCCTTTTTTCACGCCGGAGAGTAAGAATATCTCAGAACTCTTTCGGGAGCTTCGCGAGCATAAGCAACACATGGCGATCGTTGTAGACGAATACGGTGGCACCGCCGGAATCATAACACTCGAAAACATCATCGAAGAAATCGTCGGTGAAATTCAAGATGAAGACGAAATCGACGAACAAGATGACTACATTGAGATAGCACCTAACACCTATTCCGTTGATGCGCGACTAAATCTTATTGAATTGAACGAAAAACTCGGCACCGAACTTGAAGCAGAAAACATTGATACAATCGGTGGGTTCGTTGTAGACTATCTCGGTCGTGTGCCTGAACAGGGGACCCAATTTACCTACCGCGGTATCCGGTTCACCATATTTGAGGCAGACGAACGACGCATCCAAAGGATTCATCTTGAAATGCCGGAAATTAACGATAGTGATGACGCGTTTTAAAACCATCACAATAACACCGCTCATCTGTCGGAATGCCTTTCTTTTCTCGGAGGGGTTTGTAAGCCCGATCCGTTGGACTATTCGGTTTCTTGTAGGCGGGGTTTGTAACGTTGATCTGTCGGAATGTCTTGGTTTCCCCAGCGAGGTGACATCTATGTAAAATCTTTTGACGACATATTTACACACCCAGAAGATGGAATTAATTTGACAAAGTCCATCAGAGAAGGTATAATTAAGCGTAAGAACGGGGCGTAGCGCAGCCCGGCTAGCGCGCCTGCTTCGGGAGCAGGAGGTCGGAGGTTCAAATCCTCTCGCCCCGATCTTTTCCCATTTGTGATAACACTTTTATACCCAAAGTTATGGCAGCCCAAAAAACCCAAGCGATTGTCATTCGCACCTTTCCCCTTAAAGAATTCCACAAAATCATTACTTTCTACACGCCTGACTTCGGAAAAGTCAAAGCAGTCGCTTACGGCGTGAAAAGTCCAAAAAGCAAACTCGGCGGGAGTTTAGAACTCCTCAACCACGGCACGCTCCTCTTTCAGCACCGCGAAAACCGAGAATTGCAGAACATCACTGATTTTAATTTGATTGACGGGTTTGATGTCATTCGCTCGGATTTCACGCGTATCACCTATGGCTGCTACTTCGCTGAACTCGTGGAGAGCATCGCATCAGAGGGTGTCGCCAACCCTGAAATTTTCGATTTACTTCGAACCACCTGTCAATTTTTAGGACATGTTGATGATGTTCCCTTGCTCGCCAGAGGGTTTGAGATTAAGTTCTTGGATTGTGCGGGCTACGCCCCGGAACTCTCGCGCTGTGTGCATTGTGGTTCAGATGTCCAAGGTGCCGCGGCAAATAGATTCGGGATTGCGTTCAGCATCCGGTACGGTGGTGTGCTTTGTGCCGATTGCAAAAATCGAGATGGTGCTGCTTTTACAATCTCCCCCGGTAGTTGTGAATTGTTAAAGATGCTTCGGAAATCCGAATGGGAACGGTTCAACCGAATTCGCGCCTCTACCCGCAACCATCAAGAACTGAAACGGGGACTCGGCAGTTTTATTGAATATCATACCGAACGCACCTTAAAAAGCCTCCGGTTCATTGAAAACGTCTTAGATTAGATTTTGGAATGACTTCCGCCATGCAAACATTACCCAGCAATCCAAGGCTGCCCGTGTGCGAATGTGTCGGGTTTTCAACTATGTACTTATGTCAAACTTACGTTACTTCAAACATTGCAAAAGAGGGAACGCACTTATGAAAAAGAATGATATGTTCAAGAAGGTAGTATTACTCGCGCTAAGTGTGGTGTGTGTCGTGATGGTAGGCATCCGAGACCTGTCTGCTGCCATCACCGGAAAGGTTTCTGGTATAATCACCGCCGAAGCGACGAATGAACCGCTCGCAAACGTCACGGTAACAATCGTCGGAACAAGCAGCACCGCAACGACAAACGATGCTGGCTACTATGTGATGACGAATATCCCACCCAGTGGGTATGACGTGAAAGTTGAACTAACCGGTTACAGTTCTGAGACCGTAGAAGGTGCGAAAGTCCTTGCCGGGCTTACCACAACTCTCAACTTCGCCCTGAAGGCATCTGAGGTTGCCACGCTTGAAAGCATAACAGTGACGGCTGTTAAGCCGCTCATTAAGAAGGATGTCACGCAGACGACACGGATTATTGAAGCAGAAGATATCGAAGCGATGCCTCGTGATAGCGTGAACGGCATTCTCCAGACACTCCCGGGCGTTTCGGTACTCAATTCAACGGGTTCGCTTCATGTCCGTGGCGGCAGGTCAACAGAGGTGAAATATCTGATTGACGGTATCCCCATCAGTGATCCGATCGGCGGAAGTTTAGGCTTGAATATTAGTGCGAAATCGCTTGAGCAGATGGAAGTCATCACGGGCGGATTCAACGCCGAATACGGCGATGCCCAATCCGGTATCGTTAACCTCATCACGAAGGCAGGTTCACACAAATTTTCTGGTCGGTTCAGGTACCGCGTTGGACAGTGGGGGACACACCACGGTGATCCGCTATATGGTCCGTGGTTGGATCCTGATAACGGATTCCGACCGGTTGCGATTGAACCTTTCAGAGGTATCTTCCTCGGCAAACCTTACGATTACCAAACACCGTATCGCGGAGAAGATGTTACTGTCGCAGAATTAGCAGAACGAGAAGGCGATGAGCAGATAATCTTCACAGAGATTGTCCCCGGCGTTTACGCCGACAGGGCGGAAAACCCACTTCAACCTGTGATAGACCCAGAAACAGATGAACCGAGCGTAAATGAAGAAACCGGCGAAGCCATCATGGCACGCCAACCTTACAAGGATGCCGATGGCACTGTTATCGACTATGAAAAGAAACAGGTTACGCTGTTAGATGGTTATGTTGTGGACTTGAACCAGTATAGTGGGGTATTCAATGATACCAAAGCGTATGATCTGTCTCCGAGCCACATTGGGGAATTTGCGCTCAGTGGACCGATATGGGGCAATCGCTTGACTTTCGCTTTTGACAGCCAGTTGCGGAGCGATGAGAGTTATCTACCGAATAGCGACGGATTGGGATACACTTTTCAGGGGAAAATGAAGTTTGAAGTGACACCGAGTATCAAACTCTCCGCAAGTGGGCTTTTCGATCAGCGGGAATCCAACTCCTATGGTGGCAGCCTCCGTTTTTGGCCCAGCGCAATCCCAGTGAGTACGAGAGATGCCCGCAGTCTCTCCGTCCAACTTTCACACAATATCAACTCAGGCACATTTTATACTTTGACCTTGGGTCAATTCCATCGCGCCGTTGCGAGTCATCAACCCGATAAAGTGTGGGATCCGTTGGACAAGACATTTGATGAGAACGCTTGGGACCCCGAAAAGACACCTGAGCAGAACGAAGAAGAAGGCAGAATCAGAAATCCGCCCCAACAGGCGTACAACGATACAACCTATTTCATCGCGGGG is a window encoding:
- a CDS encoding TonB-dependent receptor; this translates as MKKNDMFKKVVLLALSVVCVVMVGIRDLSAAITGKVSGIITAEATNEPLANVTVTIVGTSSTATTNDAGYYVMTNIPPSGYDVKVELTGYSSETVEGAKVLAGLTTTLNFALKASEVATLESITVTAVKPLIKKDVTQTTRIIEAEDIEAMPRDSVNGILQTLPGVSVLNSTGSLHVRGGRSTEVKYLIDGIPISDPIGGSLGLNISAKSLEQMEVITGGFNAEYGDAQSGIVNLITKAGSHKFSGRFRYRVGQWGTHHGDPLYGPWLDPDNGFRPVAIEPFRGIFLGKPYDYQTPYRGEDVTVAELAEREGDEQIIFTEIVPGVYADRAENPLQPVIDPETDEPSVNEETGEAIMARQPYKDADGTVIDYEKKQVTLLDGYVVDLNQYSGVFNDTKAYDLSPSHIGEFALSGPIWGNRLTFAFDSQLRSDESYLPNSDGLGYTFQGKMKFEVTPSIKLSASGLFDQRESNSYGGSLRFWPSAIPVSTRDARSLSVQLSHNINSGTFYTLTLGQFHRAVASHQPDKVWDPLDKTFDENAWDPEKTPEQNEEEGRIRNPPQQAYNDTTYFIAGDDNSWTTREATTSILRGNFASQVTANHLIQTGVEFLAYDIYNLGTTNYGSSNLYMEFYDVQPQSLSMYVQDKMEYEGMIVNAGLRYDLYNPDGVSPADPLDPLELNDDGTIKLDKETYKVGLPIIKDPVKASTKHMVSPRLGISYPITDRTKLHFTYGHYYQIPRGDDLYENLSFDMRGAIRRRGNPDLNPERTIGYEVGVIRQFTDDLTIDLTGFTKDINKLVNSVHVTPDVETNDYSYFLNDEFDGVTHGIYGRVQGFELTIRKWRTGRSRVSGMLSYTYSVAKGKGSSRNLGYLTYYRQQPDVTESHPLAWDQRHIFSGTLDIQLPFDAAVNLIGSYGSGLPYTPNPRAPIKPDINSKRYPATYNVDALLSKRSRIGGLTYTLFVDIRNVFNTKNLDDILDAVTYDRYGIPLSSQKHSHPLSWSSPRLVMMGVSLDF
- the recO gene encoding DNA repair protein RecO, with translation MAAQKTQAIVIRTFPLKEFHKIITFYTPDFGKVKAVAYGVKSPKSKLGGSLELLNHGTLLFQHRENRELQNITDFNLIDGFDVIRSDFTRITYGCYFAELVESIASEGVANPEIFDLLRTTCQFLGHVDDVPLLARGFEIKFLDCAGYAPELSRCVHCGSDVQGAAANRFGIAFSIRYGGVLCADCKNRDGAAFTISPGSCELLKMLRKSEWERFNRIRASTRNHQELKRGLGSFIEYHTERTLKSLRFIENVLD
- a CDS encoding hemolysin family protein, which encodes MDDLLVIKLVSLGIILILSALFSTAEALLARLTRDDILKFAEEGGKRYEVLTSLLHHPRRYSLTIITAKTILIVAGVTVLMTFWKTYPVASAALAVACFVIFTELFPKNYVRGSTGAATIRALSALRAIYWCGFLVLIPLNFLANLIVRIFGGKATSAQDTLVSPEVLETLDNVADSQEILEPDDREMIARILDLPDKVAREIMVARTDMICLEVATPETEVLQTAITSRHTRIPIYEETIDQIVGILHVKDMLDCWARGKPVNLRELIVDRSPFFTPESKNISELFRELREHKQHMAIVVDEYGGTAGIITLENIIEEIVGEIQDEDEIDEQDDYIEIAPNTYSVDARLNLIELNEKLGTELEAENIDTIGGFVVDYLGRVPEQGTQFTYRGIRFTIFEADERRIQRIHLEMPEINDSDDAF